In Gemmatimonadaceae bacterium, the genomic window ATGTTGGACTACCGGCCCAGCGATCTCGTGAAGCTCGACATGCTGATCAACGGCGACGCGGTGGACGCGTTCTCGGTGATCATCCACCGCGACAAGGCGTACGAGTGGGGGCGCAAGATCGCCGACAAGCTCAAGGAGCTGATCCCGCGCCAACTGTTCGAGGTGGCCATCCAGGCCGCCATCGGCACCAAGGTCATTGCCCGCACCACGGTGAAGCCGCTGCGCAAGGACGTCCTGGCCAAGTGCTACGGCGGCGACATCACCCGCAAGCGCAAGCTCCTGGAGAAACAGAAAGAGGGCAAGAAGCGCATGAAGCAGGTGGGCGCCGTGGAGATCCCGCAGGAAGCCTTCCTCGCCGTGCTGCAGGTCGATTAGCGGGCGCAGCGGGGGTAGATTGGCTCGTGCCCCCGACCCCGTGCGCATGACCTCGCTCGTCGTCCAGACCAGTTTTCTCGGCGACATGGTGCTCACCACTCCGCTCATCGCGGAGCTGGCGGTGCGCGGGCCCGTGGACGTCGTGGCCACGCCGGCGTCGGCCGGACTGCTCGACAACAACCCGTCGGTGCGCCGCGTGATCGTATACGACAAGCGCCGCTCGGGGCGCGGCATTCGCGGGTTCCGGCGGATTGCTCGCGACATGCGGGCCAGCGGCGCCGACGTCGTCTACCTCGCCCAGGGCTCGATGCGCAGCGCCGCCCTGGCGATGGCGGCGGGCGCCGGCACCCGCGTGGGATTCGCCAGCTCGGCCGGCCGGCCACTGTACTCGCGCACCGTGCCCTATCGGCAGGACCTGCATCACGCGGCGCGGCTCTGGCAGCTGGCCGCTCCCGACCGTGTCCCCACCACCGAACAGATCCGCCCACGGCTTTATCCCGGCCACGCCGAGCGGGCGGCCGTGGATGCGCTCATCGGCGCGTCGCGCGATGCACGCCCCCTGGTGGCGCTGGCGCCGGGCAGCGTGTGGGGCACCAAGCGCTGGCCATATTACAGGGAGTTGGCGCGCGAACTCGCCCCGGCAGCGCGCGTGGTGGTGCTGGGCAGCCCGGACGACTGCCCGTTGGCCACCGAGATTCTCGCCGCCGCGGGTCCAGGCGCCGTGGACACCACGGGGGCGTTGTCGCTGCTCGGCTCGGCGGAACTGATCGGCCGATGC contains:
- a CDS encoding glycosyltransferase family 9 protein; this translates as MTSLVVQTSFLGDMVLTTPLIAELAVRGPVDVVATPASAGLLDNNPSVRRVIVYDKRRSGRGIRGFRRIARDMRASGADVVYLAQGSMRSAALAMAAGAGTRVGFASSAGRPLYSRTVPYRQDLHHAARLWQLAAPDRVPTTEQIRPRLYPGHAERAAVDALIGASRDARPLVALAPGSVWGTKRWPYYRELARELAPAARVVVLGSPDDCPLATEILAAAGPGAVDTTGALSLLGSAELIGRCAVLVTNDSAPQHLGSAMGTATVTVFGPTVPAFGFGPLAPHSIVVERAGLECRPCDKHGPPECPLGHWKCMRELPARDVAAHVRHLLTIITQPT